From Rhizophagus irregularis chromosome 9, complete sequence, the proteins below share one genomic window:
- a CDS encoding Guanine nucleotide-binding protein alpha-2 subunit → MGNCIFQPADTTYVASNKRINKILKEDEKKLKTEVKLLLLGAGESGKSTILKQMKLIHAAGFSSVEKETYRSIVFLNIVQSIHLVLEAMEYYRIPLGDDNNNQYISLFNDPPCISKGEPFPIHYLIPLKKLWADTGVQKCYERGHRYALHDNMSYFYESLDRLFLQTYIPTDQDILRCRMKTTGIVETLFHLGPLTYRMFDVGGQRSERKKWIHCFEDVTAVLFLVAISGYDQCLVEDKDANQMQEALMLFDSICNSQWFVNTSMILFLNKIDIFREKIKQSPVKKYFPDYQGLNGDFKQTTYYFKRRFQRLNRSDIKEIYPHFTNATDTNLLRHIMGSITDIILTQNLRDLVL, encoded by the exons ATGGGAAATTGTATATTTCAACCAGCTGATACCACTTACGTTGCTTCAAATAaacgaataaataaaattttaaaagaagacgaaaagaaattaaaaactGAAGTGAAGTTGCTTTTATTAg gtGCTGGAGAATCTGGTAAAAGTACAATTTTgaaacaaatgaaattaattcatGCAGCAGGTTTCAGTAGTGTAGAGAAAGAAACATATAGATCCATTGTATTCTTAAACATCGTCCAATCAATTCATTTGGTACTTGAAGCAATGGAATATTATAGAATTCCCCTTggtgatgataataataat caatatatatcattatttaatgatcCACCGTGTATTTCTAAAGGTGAACCATTTCCTATTCATTATTTGATtccattgaaaaaattatggGCCGATACTGGTGTACAAAAATGTTATGAACGGGGTCACCGATACGCGTTACATGATAATATGAGTTA TTTTTACGAATCATTAGAtagattatttttacaaaCCTATATTCCAACAGATCAAGATATTCTACGTTGTCGAATGAAAACAACAGGAATTGTAGAAACTTTATTCCATTTAGGTCCATTAACTTACAG aaTGTTTGATGTGGGTGGTCAACGTTCAGAACGAAAAAAATGGATTCATTGTTTTGAAGATGTTACAGCTGTATTATTCTTGGTAGCCATAAGTGGTTATGATCAATGTTTGGTGGAAGATAAAGATGCAAATCAAATGCAAGAAGCTTTAATGTTATTTGATTCAATATGTAATTCACAATGGTTTGTGAACACttcaatgattttatttttaaataaaattgatatatttcgagaaaaaatcaaacaatCTCCTGTCAAGAAATATTTCCCTGATTATCAAG GGCTAAATGGAGATTTTAAACAAACAACATATTACTTCAAACGAAGATTTCAACGGTTGAATCGTAgtgatataaaagaaatttacccACATTTCACTAATGCAACAGATACAAATTTATTGCGACATATAATGGGTAGTATAACAG atatcatattaacacaAAATTTAAGGGATTTGGTGctataa